A window of the Pseudomonas fluorescens genome harbors these coding sequences:
- a CDS encoding exodeoxyribonuclease III — MKKMRIATFNVNGLRARLPNLLEWLRREQPDIVCLQELKLVDSAFPAAELAAAGYGAIWHGQASWNGVAILARDAQPLESRRGLPGDPDDKHSRYLEAAVHGVLVGCLYLPNGNPQPGPKFDYKLAWFERLIKYARDLQSSDHPVVLAGDYNVVPTDLDIYNTRSWLKDALLQPQSRECYQRLLDQGWTDSLRHLYPEDRLYTFWDYFRQHWQKNSGLRIDHLLLNPKLSPYLHEAGVDAWVRNEPHASDHAPTWIRIDSRKRR; from the coding sequence ATGAAAAAGATGCGCATTGCCACGTTCAACGTCAACGGCCTGCGGGCCCGACTGCCGAATCTGCTGGAATGGCTGAGGCGCGAGCAGCCGGACATCGTCTGTTTGCAAGAGCTGAAACTGGTGGACAGCGCGTTTCCTGCCGCTGAGCTTGCGGCCGCCGGTTACGGTGCCATCTGGCACGGCCAGGCGTCATGGAACGGCGTGGCTATTCTTGCCCGCGATGCGCAACCGCTGGAGAGCCGGCGCGGTCTGCCCGGCGATCCTGACGATAAACACAGTCGCTATCTCGAAGCGGCGGTGCACGGGGTGTTGGTGGGGTGCCTGTACCTGCCCAATGGCAATCCGCAGCCGGGGCCGAAGTTCGATTACAAACTGGCCTGGTTCGAGCGTCTGATCAAATACGCCCGGGATCTGCAAAGCAGCGACCACCCGGTGGTGTTGGCCGGCGATTACAACGTGGTGCCCACCGATCTGGATATCTACAACACTCGTTCCTGGCTCAAGGATGCGTTGTTGCAACCGCAAAGCCGCGAGTGTTACCAGCGATTGCTGGATCAGGGCTGGACGGATTCGTTGCGGCACCTTTATCCCGAAGATCGGCTTTATACGTTCTGGGATTACTTCCGCCAGCACTGGCAGAAGAACTCCGGGCTGCGGATCGACCATCTACTGCTTAATCCAAAGCTGAGCCCTTATCTGCACGAGGCCGGTGTAGATGCCTGGGTGCGCAATGAACCGCATGCCAGCGACCACGCGCCGACGTGGATTCGCATCGATTCGCGTAAAAGACGCTAG
- a CDS encoding GNAT family N-acetyltransferase yields the protein MQTTLQGQGIILRPLQYTDADALLRAAADGELWNLTVTVVPSATTVDAYLKKALDGREAGTVMPFVIVLKETGEVIGSTRFWKIDPLNRKLEIGSSWISARFQKTFVNTEAKYLMLRHAFEVLDCVRVQFTTDENNQKSRNAILRLGAQQEGIVRHERIMPDGRKRNSVRFSIIDDEWPQVRLNLERKLADYGLR from the coding sequence ATGCAAACCACGCTGCAAGGCCAGGGAATCATCCTGCGCCCGCTTCAATACACCGACGCCGATGCCCTGCTCCGCGCTGCCGCCGACGGTGAACTGTGGAATCTCACGGTCACGGTGGTGCCCTCGGCCACCACCGTCGATGCCTACCTGAAAAAGGCCCTCGACGGCCGTGAGGCGGGCACGGTCATGCCGTTTGTCATCGTGCTGAAAGAAACCGGCGAAGTGATCGGCTCGACCCGGTTCTGGAAGATCGATCCGCTCAATCGCAAGCTGGAGATCGGCAGCAGCTGGATTTCGGCACGCTTTCAGAAGACCTTCGTCAACACCGAGGCCAAGTACCTGATGCTGCGCCACGCGTTCGAGGTGCTCGATTGCGTGCGGGTGCAGTTCACCACCGACGAAAACAACCAGAAATCACGTAACGCGATCCTGCGGCTCGGCGCGCAGCAGGAAGGCATCGTCCGCCATGAACGCATCATGCCGGACGGCCGCAAGCGCAACTCGGTGCGTTTCAGCATCATCGATGACGAATGGCCGCAGGTGCGCCTGAACCTGGAACGCAAACTGGCGGATTACGGCCTGCGCTGA
- a CDS encoding pirin family protein translates to MKNLIGIYTSPRGHWVGDGFPVRTLFSYDNLGKHISPFLLLDHAGPAQFTPTTERRGVGQHPHRGFETVTIVYEGEVQHRDSTGSGGIIGPGDVQWMTAASGILHEEFHSENFARTGGNLEMVQLWVNLPARDKMAAPGYQTILDSDIPQIALKDGAGSLRLIAGEFDGQKGPSRTFTPIDVWDLRLNSGKLLTLDLHEGRNTALVVLKGSIQVNGVESMREGQLALFERDGKRITLQASQDAVVLLLSGEPIDEPIVGHGPFVMNTEQEIHQAFADFQSGRFGQMHG, encoded by the coding sequence ATGAAAAACCTTATCGGTATCTACACCAGCCCTCGCGGCCACTGGGTCGGCGATGGGTTTCCGGTGCGTACCCTATTTTCCTACGACAATCTGGGCAAGCACATCAGCCCGTTCCTGCTGCTGGATCACGCCGGGCCTGCGCAATTCACCCCGACCACTGAGCGTCGTGGCGTGGGCCAGCATCCGCACCGTGGTTTCGAAACCGTGACCATCGTTTACGAAGGGGAAGTGCAGCACCGTGATTCCACCGGCAGCGGCGGCATCATTGGTCCGGGCGATGTGCAATGGATGACGGCGGCTTCCGGAATCCTGCATGAAGAATTCCACTCGGAAAACTTCGCCAGAACCGGCGGCAATCTGGAAATGGTGCAGCTGTGGGTGAATCTGCCGGCCAGGGACAAAATGGCCGCGCCGGGTTACCAGACCATTCTGGACAGTGATATCCCGCAAATCGCACTCAAGGACGGTGCCGGCAGCCTGCGTCTGATCGCCGGTGAGTTCGACGGTCAGAAGGGCCCGTCCCGCACGTTCACGCCTATCGATGTGTGGGATCTGCGACTGAACAGCGGCAAGTTGCTCACGCTGGACTTGCACGAAGGCCGCAACACGGCGTTGGTGGTGTTGAAGGGGTCGATACAGGTCAATGGCGTGGAGTCGATGCGCGAAGGGCAACTGGCGCTGTTCGAGCGTGACGGCAAGCGAATCACCCTCCAAGCCAGCCAGGACGCAGTGGTGCTGTTGCTCAGCGGCGAGCCGATTGATGAGCCGATCGTCGGCCACGGCCCGTTCGTGATGAACACCGAGCAGGAAATCCACCAGGCCTTCGCCGACTTCCAGTCCGGCCGCTTCGGCCAGATGCACGGCTGA
- the dkgB gene encoding 2,5-didehydrogluconate reductase DkgB — MSVPAFGLGTFRLQGQVVIDSVSTALELGYRVIDTAQIYENESDVGEAIAASGIARDELFITSKIWIANFAKDRLIESLKESLQKLQTDYLDLTLIHWPSPEDQVPVEEFMGALLEAKRLGLTRQIGVSNFTIDLMKQAIAAVGAENIATNQIELHPYLQNRKVVEFAQSQGIQITSYMTLAYGEVLKDPLIVQVAERLQATPAQVTLAWAMQSGYAVIPSSTKRANLQGNLGATALTLSDADMALIATLDRGHRLTSPKGIAPQWD; from the coding sequence ATGTCTGTTCCCGCTTTCGGTCTTGGTACGTTTCGCCTGCAAGGTCAGGTAGTCATCGACTCGGTGAGCACCGCCCTTGAGCTCGGTTACCGGGTCATCGACACCGCGCAAATCTACGAAAACGAATCCGACGTTGGCGAGGCCATCGCTGCCAGCGGCATCGCCCGCGACGAACTGTTCATCACCAGCAAAATCTGGATCGCCAACTTCGCCAAAGACCGGCTGATCGAAAGCCTCAAGGAGAGCCTGCAAAAGTTGCAGACCGACTACCTCGACCTGACGCTGATCCACTGGCCATCGCCGGAAGATCAAGTGCCGGTCGAAGAATTCATGGGCGCCCTGCTGGAAGCCAAACGCCTGGGTCTGACCCGGCAGATCGGCGTGTCCAACTTCACCATCGACCTGATGAAACAGGCGATTGCTGCGGTCGGTGCGGAAAATATCGCCACCAACCAGATTGAACTGCACCCGTACCTGCAGAACCGCAAGGTCGTGGAATTCGCCCAGAGTCAGGGCATTCAGATCACGTCGTACATGACCCTGGCCTATGGTGAAGTGTTGAAGGATCCGCTGATCGTGCAGGTCGCCGAGCGCCTGCAAGCCACTCCGGCGCAGGTCACCCTGGCGTGGGCGATGCAGTCGGGTTACGCGGTGATTCCATCGTCGACCAAGCGCGCCAACCTGCAAGGCAACCTGGGCGCCACGGCGCTGACTCTGAGCGACGCCGACATGGCGCTGATTGCCACACTGGATCGCGGCCATCGCCTGACCAGCCCCAAAGGCATCGCGCCGCAGTGGGACTGA
- a CDS encoding mechanosensitive ion channel family protein: protein MLSLLTDHPLFCALILILIDLGLWRLISSHGSAWKLLVRVLIFALFSILLFNEGLNPMEPAPWADNVPLHLAATGLQIGWWLFGARTLTVLIGAVMMQRVGHTGRLLQDLLGAVIFLIAIIAALAYVLDLPVKGVLATSGALAIIVGLALQSTLSDVFSGIVLNTTKPYQLDDWISIDGTEGRVTDIDWRATRLQTSQGSMAVIPNSLAAKAKIINFSRPSNMFGVAVSVQVSPHARPSSVIDALERAMQGCRQLLESPAPSVALKNSSSAGTEYEISGFVASMSEKRVVRNQLFDLAYRHLQASGVNLLSSDEPGVPSNLSRPRALLDSSPIFSTLRQEEKETFSQNMTLQTFRAGEMILAGGEVSDHLFIIESGVVSVTLKRHGTPFESGRMGPGEVIGEAGILSDTSLPADFSAKTFCALYRIEKSYLKPCLDARHDINDAMQALLDFRLHKAQSLTEETPVAVPKKGFLQWLRNRV from the coding sequence ATGCTGTCTCTGCTCACCGATCATCCGTTGTTTTGCGCCTTGATCCTGATCCTGATCGATCTCGGTCTGTGGCGTCTGATCAGCTCCCACGGCAGCGCCTGGAAACTGTTGGTGCGGGTGCTGATCTTTGCCCTGTTCAGCATTCTGCTGTTCAACGAAGGGCTCAACCCGATGGAGCCTGCGCCGTGGGCCGACAACGTGCCATTGCACCTGGCGGCGACCGGGTTGCAGATCGGCTGGTGGCTGTTCGGCGCGCGCACCCTGACGGTGTTGATTGGCGCGGTGATGATGCAGCGGGTCGGGCACACCGGGCGGCTGTTGCAGGATCTGCTGGGTGCGGTGATCTTCCTGATTGCGATCATCGCGGCGCTGGCCTACGTGCTGGATCTGCCGGTCAAAGGCGTGCTGGCAACATCCGGGGCGTTGGCGATCATCGTCGGTCTGGCATTGCAGAGCACCTTGAGTGACGTGTTTTCCGGGATCGTGCTCAACACCACCAAGCCTTATCAACTGGATGACTGGATTTCCATCGACGGCACCGAAGGCCGGGTCACCGACATCGACTGGCGCGCCACGCGCCTGCAAACCAGTCAGGGCAGCATGGCGGTGATTCCCAACTCGCTGGCGGCCAAGGCCAAGATCATCAACTTCAGCCGGCCGAGCAATATGTTCGGGGTTGCCGTCAGCGTGCAGGTCAGCCCGCATGCGCGGCCCAGTTCGGTGATCGATGCCCTGGAGCGGGCGATGCAGGGCTGTCGGCAATTGCTGGAAAGCCCCGCGCCGAGTGTCGCGCTGAAGAACTCCAGCAGTGCCGGTACCGAATATGAAATCAGCGGGTTTGTCGCTTCGATGAGCGAAAAGCGCGTGGTGCGCAATCAGTTGTTTGACCTCGCTTACCGGCACCTGCAAGCGTCCGGGGTCAATCTATTGTCGAGTGATGAGCCTGGCGTGCCGAGCAATCTCTCGCGCCCCCGGGCGTTGCTGGACAGCTCACCGATTTTCTCCACGCTGCGGCAGGAAGAGAAAGAAACCTTCAGCCAGAACATGACCCTGCAGACCTTCCGTGCCGGCGAGATGATCCTCGCGGGCGGTGAGGTCAGCGATCATTTGTTCATCATCGAATCCGGTGTGGTCTCGGTGACGCTCAAGCGCCACGGCACGCCATTCGAGTCCGGGCGGATGGGGCCGGGTGAGGTGATCGGCGAGGCGGGGATTCTGTCCGATACGTCATTGCCGGCCGACTTTTCCGCCAAGACCTTCTGCGCGCTGTACCGCATCGAGAAGTCTTATCTCAAACCGTGTCTGGACGCCCGTCACGACATCAACGACGCGATGCAGGCGCTGCTCGATTTCCGCCTGCACAAGGCGCAATCCCTGACGGAAGAAACGCCGGTGGCGGTGCCGAAAAAAGGTTTCCTGCAATGGCTGCGCAACCGCGTCTGA
- a CDS encoding ATP-binding protein has protein sequence MICPLRIVLLSILLLASAVHATEAQRLEIVSRTRLEGVQVRLDEQDKQWLSAHRVLRIGASWPDYPPFELTRKRHELEGLTADYADAIAQILNIAVEVWCYPDRESAMAALKAGDLDLLGTSNNFEIADPDLMLSRAYAEDQPMWVTRLDEPLPGDLAGKRIAMVDDYLPASTIEEAYPQVSLQRYRSIFDALGAVAFGRDALYLGDFISASYLINTHFYNDLQLAGPSGLDANPFGFALARSNMRLKRLVDKALLAIPMEQRLAIELRWSAGRADMAAQSRVSLSDSEQQWLDQHPVVRVGAIDDFAPLTFFDADGRFSGLAAQLLNLISQRSGLTFEVVRGQSLDRQVEQLKNGELDLLPVLTPSRERETQMLFTRSYANSPFVLISDSKAQAPRSLEEMTGKRLALYRGNPLRDYLLENVPQIRLIELPSPADGTQALLDGKADATLSSLLVARYQIDHQYRDRLRIVSTLGDQPARVAMVTALDAPQLQSILNKALLSIAPQEIDGLVARWSRNVVLQDSYWQRHREQILRGFAVAAGLLLLALGWIGFQRRQIRQRQQWLSQLQEAKETADEANRAKSTFLATMSHEIRTPMNALTGMLELALKRADEGVTDRQAIEVASSAGQQLLALIGDILDIARIESGHLSLAPERANLREVVVSVCRIFEGLARQKQLLWHVELDELSDVEVMLDPLRFKQVLSNLLSNAIKFTDDGEVSLRLRVFAEQDGLIEVGVIIEDSGRGISVEDQQRLFSPFVQVGEHQSVTHGGSGLGLVISRNLCRMMGGDLWMSSELNRGTQLMLRLELPVLAPLVQEAPPAPVAMTVKSLNVLVVDDHPVNRLLLCRQLSELGHHAVDAGGGEEGLELWRRQSFDALITDINMHGLNGYELARAVRQEEVATGRAPCLILGFTANAQMEEKQRCRAAGMDDCLFKPVLLRELSQALMAAVPGDVQADSVDDPAVAEFDLSALWQLAGVDNPLIGQLREEVLSSLRIDLKRLDESARDRKGLRDLAHHVTGGAHMIGAERVVSACRVLEQACQDDQPEAALTAAIDLLRVAMQDLAQQLQA, from the coding sequence CGATCGCCCAGATACTCAACATCGCCGTCGAGGTCTGGTGCTATCCCGACCGCGAAAGCGCCATGGCCGCGCTCAAGGCCGGGGATCTGGACCTGCTGGGCACGTCGAACAACTTCGAAATCGCCGATCCTGACCTGATGCTGTCCCGTGCCTACGCCGAGGATCAGCCGATGTGGGTGACCCGGCTCGATGAACCGTTGCCGGGCGACCTCGCGGGCAAGCGCATCGCCATGGTGGACGACTACCTGCCAGCCTCGACCATCGAAGAGGCATACCCACAAGTTTCCCTGCAGCGTTACCGCTCGATTTTCGATGCCCTGGGCGCCGTGGCGTTCGGCCGGGATGCGCTCTATCTCGGCGACTTCATCAGCGCCAGCTACCTGATCAACACGCATTTCTACAACGACCTGCAACTGGCCGGCCCTTCGGGCCTTGATGCCAATCCGTTCGGCTTCGCCCTGGCCCGCAGCAACATGCGTTTGAAACGTCTGGTCGACAAGGCCCTGCTGGCGATTCCCATGGAGCAGCGTCTGGCCATTGAACTGCGCTGGAGCGCCGGTCGCGCCGATATGGCGGCGCAGTCGCGGGTGAGCCTGAGCGACAGCGAGCAACAATGGCTGGATCAGCATCCGGTGGTGCGGGTAGGCGCAATCGATGATTTTGCACCGCTGACATTCTTTGACGCCGATGGTCGGTTCAGCGGACTGGCTGCGCAACTGCTCAACCTGATCAGTCAGCGCAGCGGCCTGACGTTCGAGGTGGTGCGGGGTCAGTCTCTGGATCGTCAGGTCGAGCAACTCAAAAACGGTGAGCTGGATCTGTTACCGGTGCTGACACCGAGCCGCGAGCGCGAAACGCAAATGCTGTTTACCCGTTCGTACGCCAATAGTCCCTTCGTCTTGATCAGCGATTCGAAGGCACAGGCGCCGCGCAGTCTGGAAGAGATGACTGGCAAACGTCTGGCGCTCTATCGCGGTAATCCGTTGCGCGATTATCTGCTGGAGAACGTGCCGCAGATCCGCCTGATCGAGTTGCCAAGCCCGGCCGACGGCACGCAGGCGCTGCTCGACGGCAAGGCTGACGCGACATTGAGTTCGTTGTTGGTGGCGCGCTACCAGATCGATCACCAGTACCGCGATCGCTTGCGCATTGTCTCGACTTTGGGCGATCAACCGGCCCGGGTTGCTATGGTCACAGCGCTCGACGCCCCGCAGTTGCAATCCATTCTGAACAAGGCACTGCTGAGCATCGCACCGCAGGAAATTGACGGCCTGGTCGCACGCTGGAGTCGTAACGTGGTGCTGCAAGACAGCTATTGGCAGCGTCATCGCGAGCAAATATTGCGCGGGTTTGCCGTTGCTGCAGGGTTGCTGTTGCTGGCATTGGGCTGGATCGGCTTTCAGCGTCGGCAGATTCGCCAGCGTCAGCAATGGCTAAGTCAGTTGCAGGAGGCCAAGGAGACGGCCGACGAAGCCAACCGTGCCAAGAGTACGTTTCTGGCGACCATGAGTCATGAAATCCGCACCCCGATGAATGCCCTGACCGGCATGCTCGAACTGGCCCTCAAACGTGCCGATGAAGGCGTGACCGATCGCCAGGCGATCGAAGTCGCGTCCAGTGCCGGGCAGCAATTGCTGGCATTGATTGGCGACATTCTCGACATCGCACGCATCGAGTCCGGGCATTTGTCGCTGGCCCCCGAGCGCGCCAATCTGCGCGAAGTGGTCGTGTCGGTGTGTCGGATTTTCGAAGGCCTGGCCCGGCAGAAGCAATTGTTATGGCATGTCGAGCTGGATGAGCTCAGCGACGTCGAGGTGATGCTCGATCCCCTGCGTTTCAAGCAAGTGCTGTCGAACCTGTTGAGCAATGCAATCAAATTCACCGACGACGGCGAGGTGAGCCTGCGCTTGCGCGTGTTCGCAGAACAGGACGGGCTGATTGAGGTGGGCGTGATCATCGAAGACAGTGGACGGGGGATCAGCGTCGAGGATCAGCAGCGACTGTTCAGTCCGTTTGTACAGGTCGGCGAGCATCAGTCTGTGACGCATGGCGGGTCGGGTCTGGGGCTGGTGATCAGTCGCAACCTGTGCCGGATGATGGGCGGTGACTTGTGGATGAGCAGCGAGTTGAACCGCGGCACTCAGCTCATGCTGAGACTGGAGCTGCCTGTGCTGGCGCCACTTGTGCAGGAAGCTCCGCCGGCGCCAGTGGCGATGACAGTGAAGTCGCTGAACGTGCTGGTGGTGGATGACCATCCGGTGAATCGCCTGTTGTTGTGCCGGCAGTTGAGTGAACTGGGCCATCACGCCGTTGACGCCGGTGGCGGTGAAGAGGGGCTGGAGCTGTGGCGCAGGCAATCCTTCGATGCACTGATCACCGATATCAACATGCACGGGCTCAACGGTTACGAACTGGCGCGAGCAGTGCGTCAGGAAGAAGTCGCGACGGGCAGGGCGCCCTGCCTGATCCTCGGATTTACCGCCAATGCACAGATGGAAGAAAAGCAGCGATGCCGGGCGGCGGGGATGGACGATTGCCTGTTCAAACCGGTGCTGCTGCGCGAATTGAGCCAGGCCCTGATGGCTGCCGTACCGGGTGACGTGCAGGCTGACAGCGTGGACGATCCGGCAGTGGCCGAGTTCGACCTCAGTGCGCTGTGGCAACTGGCAGGCGTGGACAACCCGCTGATCGGGCAACTGCGTGAGGAGGTGTTGAGCAGTTTGCGCATTGACCTCAAGCGTCTGGACGAATCAGCTCGCGATCGCAAAGGCTTGCGTGATCTGGCGCATCACGTCACGGGCGGGGCGCACATGATTGGTGCCGAGCGCGTGGTCTCGGCGTGTCGGGTGCTCGAGCAGGCTTGCCAGGACGATCAGCCCGAAGCGGCATTGACGGCCGCCATCGATTTGCTGCGCGTGGCCATGCAAGACCTCGCGCAGCAGCTTCAGGCCTGA